One genomic region from Leishmania braziliensis MHOM/BR/75/M2904 complete genome, chromosome 35 encodes:
- a CDS encoding putative 60S ribosomal protein L26 yields the protein MVSIKCGSRRKARRAHFQAPSHVRRVLMSAPLSKELRAKYNVRAMPVRKDDEVIVKRGAFKGREGKVTACYRLKWVIHIDKVNREKANGSTVAVGIHPSNVEITKLKLTHHRKAILERKDRSSKSDKGKGKISAADKAMQQMD from the coding sequence ATGGTGAGTATCAAGTGCGGTTCCCGCCGCAAGGCCCGCCGCGCGCACTTCCAGGCCCCGAGCCATGTGCGCCGTGTACTCATGAGTGCCCCGCTCTccaaggagctgcgcgccaaGTACAACGTGCGTGCCATGCCCGTGCGCAAGGATGACGAGGTCATCGTGAAGCGTGGCGCCTTCAAGGGCCGTGAGGGTAAGGTGACGGCGTGCTACCGCCTCAAGTGGGTCATTCACATCGATAAGGTGAACCGCGAGAAGGCGAACGGCTCCACCGTGGCCGTCGGCATCCACCCCTCCAACGTCGAAATTACGAAGCTGAAGCTGACGCACCACCGCAAGGCCATCCTGGAGCGCAAGGACCGCTCGTCCAAGAGCGACAAGGGCAAGGGCAAAATCAGCGCCGCGGACAAGGCCATGCAGCAGATGGACTAA